The Deltaproteobacteria bacterium region GCAGCTTCCCGGCTTGGCCGCGGAGCGGCCGTGCTGACGGTCCTGAACGTCCCCAACTTCCTGACCCTGCTCCGCATCGTGGCCATCCCGTGCTTCCTCATCCTGCTCGAGGACCTGCGCTACCGCGAGGCGCTGGCGGTGTTCGTCGCCGCCGGCGTGACCGACGGCCTCGACGGCGCGATCGCGCGTCTCACGCACACCAAGACGACGCTCGGCGCTTTCCTGGACCCCGCCGCCGACAAGGCCCTCCTCGTCTCCGCCTTCATCGCCCTCGGCTTCATGCACGCCGTGCCGCGCTGGCTGGTGGTGATCGTAATCTCGCGCGACGTGCTCATCGTGCTCGGCTACTTCCTCCTCTTCATGCTGACGCAGCGGACGATGGAGGTGCAGCCGAGCGTCGCCGGCAAGGCCAGCACGGCGTTCCAGCTGCTCTCCGTGACGCTCGTGCTGCTCGCCCTCACCCGGCCGGAGATGGTCGCCCCGCCGGCGCGGCGGTTGGTCTTCGACGTGACCGGCGGACTCACCACGCTCGCCGGGCTCCAGTACATGTACCGGGGCCTCGCCTGGCTGCAGCGGCAGGGCGAAGCACCGCGCGCCGCGGCGGCCGAGCGGCCCGCGCGCGAGGAGCCGGGCCGGCGGCGGGCGTGAGGGGCGAGCGCCGGGCCGGGCGCATTGGAGGGGAGGGGCAGGGCCGGTGACCCTGCCCCTCGGTCACCGTGCCTCCGCGAGCCCCGTCGCGGTTGGCAAGATGGGTCCCCAATGAAGACATGGATACCCCCACTCTGTCAAGCAAAAGTTGTATACCCCCCCATTTCGCAGGCTTCCTTGCACTCCCGCGACAGGGCGGTCTATGACCCCGGGCCACATGCGCACGTGCTTGTTGACTGTCCTGCTGCTCGCTCTCGCCTTCGCCGGCGCCGTCCGGGGCGCCGAGACCGCCCGCCAGATACTCGACCGCCGCAAGGCGCTCGATGACACCACGCGTCACTGGAACGACCGCCACCAGAAGATGAAGCTCACCATCGTCGACCGGCGCGGCGGCGAGCGCGTGCGCGAGCTCGACCTGTTCGACCGCCGCGAGCCGGGCGACGAGCAGAAGACGATCCTCTTCTTCCTCGCCCCCGCCGAGGTGAAGGGCACGGGCTTCCTCGCCTTCACCCACAAGGGCCGGCCCGCCGACCAGTGGCTCTACCTGCCCGAGCTCCAGCGCGTGCGCCAGATCACGGCGCGCACCCGCAACGAGAGCTTCGTGGGGACCGACCTCAGCTACCACGACCTCGACCTCATCCAGGAGCTGACGTCCTGGACCGAGGACGACGCGCGCTCGAGCCTGCGCGGCGAGGAGACGGTCGACGGCACACCCACCTACGCGATCGAGCTCGTCCCCCGGCGCGAGGACATCGGCTACAGGAAGCTCGTCCTCTGGCTCGGACGCGAGGACCTGCTGCCGCACCGCCTCGAGTTCTACGAGGACGGCAGCGAGCCCCGGAAGCGCATGACCCAGGGCGACGTCCGTTCGATCGGCGCGATCCCGGTCGCACACCACATCGAGGTCGCGACCCCCGCTGCAGGCTCGCACACGGTGATCGAGATCGCCGACGTGCAGTTCAACCAGAAGCTCGATCCGGAGCTCTTCAGCCAGCGCTATCTCGAGCGCGGCGGGCGCTGAGAGGTTCGGGGGACGCGGGCCGAAAGCGCGGCAGCGTCACGTCCTCCAGGTCCTCGAACACCACCTCGACCGCCAGCCCGACGTGCAGCTCGCCGGGCGACACCTCGATCACGTTGGAGACGAGGCGCACGCCGCCGGCCTCTGGCAGCTCGACGAGCGCCACGTTGTAGGGGACGCGCCCGGCGAGCGCGGGATGGGACGGGTGGTGCACCCACGTGTAGCTGAACACGCGCCCGTGCCCGCCGACCCGCTCCCAGCGGCACACGGTCGCATGGCAGCGCGCGCAGAGCGGCGCGGGCGGGTGGCGCCAGGCGCCGCACGCGGCGCAGCGCTGGACGACGAGCTCGTGGCGGCGGAGGGCCTCCCACCAGGCCAGGTCGTCGCGCCCGGGCGGCAGGCGGGGAAGCTCGGCGGGGAGATATGGCATCGGACGCTCAGCCGCGGCCGAGGACGAGGGCGCTGGTGGGCGCCACGCCCGGCCCGCCGGCCACCAGACACAGCTCCGCGTCCCGCACCTGGCAGGTCGACTCGCCGCGCATCTGCCGCACGCCCTCGACCACCAGGTTGAGGCCGTGCACGTAGGCCTCGGCGAGGTTGCCGCCGGCCGTGTTGAGCGGGAGGGCGCCCGCGGGCCACGCGAGCCTCCCGTTCTCGACGAAGGGGCCGCCCTCACCGCGCCCGCAGAAGCCGAGGTCCTCGAACGCGAGCAGCACCATGCCCGTGAAGTTCTCATAGATCTGCGCAACGTCGATGTCCGACGGTCCGCAGCCCGCCATCGCCCACAGACGCCGGGCGACGGGCGCCAGGTTGGCGGAAGGGTAGGGCGGCGCCGGCGCGGCGTGGGTGTAGAGGCTCGCGCCCCAGGTCCCCTCGCCGCCCTCGGCGGCGGCCAGGACGCGGACTGGCCGGCGGCGGAGGTCGCGCGCCCGCTCGGCCGAGACCAGGATCACCGCGCACGCGCCGTCGGTCTCGAGGCAGCAGTCGTGCAGGCGGAAGGGGTCGGCGATCATGCGCGCCGTGGCGTGCTCCTCGAGCGTGAGCGGGCGGCCGTGCATGACGGCGCGCGGGTTCCGCTGCGCGTGCGCCCGCACGGCGACGACCACGTGCCCCATCTGCCGGTGCGTGGTGCCGAACTCGTGCATGTGGCGGCGCACGATGAGGGCGCACATGGCCGCGGGCGAGAGGAGGCCCATCGGGAGCGCGTACGCGAAGGCGGGCGGGACGCTCGGCGCCACGGCCTGCCGTCCCGGGGCGCGCCCCCCGATGCGGCCGAAGCGGCCGAACTGCCCCTGGCAGAGCGCGCGTACGACGGCGACCACGCTCGCGGCGCCGGCGTGGATCGCGTGCGCCGCATGCCCGACGGCGGCGCACACGCCGCCCCCGCCGCCGTCCCAGACCATGCCCGAGAAGCGTAGCTCCGCGCAGCCGAGCGCCGCCGCCAGGCGGGGCGCGTCGTTGCGGTCGTTGGCGTAGGAGGCGAAGCCATCGAGGTCGTGCGGCGAGAGGCCCGCGTCCGCCGCGGCGGCGAGGATCGCCTCGCAGGCGAGCTGGAACTCGCTGCGGTCCGTGATCCCACCCCACGGCCGGTACTCGGTCTCGCCAAGGCCGACGATGGCGACGCGGTCGCGCACGGGCGCGGAGGATCGCCCCGGAGTGCGCGGGTGTCAACCACGGTCAGCGGCTGAGTGTCGCTCATGCGATCGGTACGACGTCGACCGCGAGGAGACCCATGCTCGGCGCCCGGACGACGCCGAGGAGCCATCTCGCGCCGCCAGTGAGGCTCGGCGACGTATTCGTGACGCCGGCCGCCAGCACGCGCGGCGTGGCATCGACGATCGTCCCGTCAGGTCGCACGGCGACCCCGACGACGTCGTACGCGCCGGGCGCCGGGTTGAGCGAGCCACGCAACGAGCCATGTCGTCCCGTCGAACGCGACGAGCGGCGACGAGGCGATGGGCGTCCCGGTGGCGAGCACGAGCCCGCCGTCCGGGTCGAGCGGGCCGCCGGCGTGCGTGAACCGGAGGGTGTGGATCTCCGTGTCGCTCGTGCCGCCGACCGGCACCTCCGGCCAGGCGACGAGGACGCTCGTGTCGCCGAAGGCGACTGCGAGGCCGCGGTCGCTCGTCGACCTGATCGAGCTGAGACGTATCGTCGCCGGTCCGGTCGTGGGCGGCAGCCAGTGGGCGATGATCGCTTGGTCGACCACGACCGGCGATCCCGAGCTCCAGTCGGCGAACGCCGTCGCGGTGACGCCCACCGTCTCCCCCGCGCCGCTCGCGATGCCGGCGCCGAGCGCGCTCGCCTGCGCGGGCTGCGGCAACGTGACCGGGTCGAGCGTCGCGAGGCCGCTGAGGACCGGCCCACCCGGCCCGAACGAGACCCGAGTGACCCCGTGCGGATAGAAGATCGGTCCGTTGAAGCAGCCGAAGGGGGCAGCCCAGAGCACGGCGAACTGACGCGTCGCCTCGGCCGCCACGCCGAGCGGCCCGCTCGCCGTGCTGGTGCACATCCCGAAGCTGAGTGCCGACGCGATGGTGTGCGCACCGCTGACGGCCCCGGAGGCGTCGACGCGATCGCCGAGCACCGCGTAGACCGGCGCGTCCTGGGCGGCACCGAAGAAGCCGACGTACCAGCCGGTGGGGTCGCCGCTCACGTGCGGGCCGTACGCGCTGAACGGCTCCGACGGATCGGAGAAGCTGAGCGTGATCGGCGCGGCGTCGACCGGCGCGAGCCCCCGGTCGAGCCGGAGACCCTCGATGGTGCTCGGCGCGCCGGCATCGAGCCGGGTCCAGGCAGCGAGGTACCCTGTCCCGCCGGCGCCGACCCCGACCTCGGTGAACGGCTGCTCGAGGCACGCGAGCGTGATCTCGCCGGGCGGCGGCGGACCGCACGGCGACGTGCACGTCGCGCTGCACCCCGGGCTGCCGGGCGGCTCGCAGCTCTCACCCGGATCGACAACGCCGTTGCCGCAGAAGGGCGGCGTGCAGAACCGGTTGTCTCCCTCGCAGGCCACGAGCACCTGCTGCACACACTGCTTCGCACACTGGTTCCCTGCGCCGCCGCTCATGCTCTCGCAGCCGGCGGCCGCCCCGCAGGCGCGGATCTCTTCTTTGCAGTTCTTCCGACTGCAGGGCGGCGCGCCGACCGCCGTCGAAGCTGCCAGCGCAGCGGCAAGGACCACGAGTGCGGGTGCCGCGAGTGCTTTCCGTGCCATCGAACCCTCCTTCGCGGCCCGAAGCACCGTAGTCACTCCTCGTGCACGCAGCGAGCGTTCACGGCGCGCCGCACCGGGAGCTCGTACTTCGCATCGGCTCCGACCTGCTCCCTCGCCCGGTCGATCGTGCGATCGATCTCCAGTTGCTTCACGGCCAGGCACTCTTCCTCGGAGCCGAGGGCGGCGACCTCGTGCCACTGGCTCAGGGGAGCGCCAGGGACCAGCCGGTGGCCGCGCGGCGCGGTCTCGTCCTCCACCTCCGGCGGCTGCATCAAGAGCCATCTTCCGCGCCTGCTGAGGCCCATCCCGCTGCAAGCGACGACGGCTACGAGGAGCAGACAGTCGCCTACGACGAGCACACGCCGCCGCCACGCCATCGAGCCCACGAGCGCATGGTTCGCACGGGCTTGTCAAAGCCCCGCGACCGTGACCGGCAGCCCGGCGCGGTTGCCCCGCCCGCGGGCGCCGGGGCTAGTACTGGACCGTAAGGACGGCTTCGCAGTCGATGCTGTTCGGGCCCATGTTCGCCGTGGACGTGTAGTGGATATCGAGGCGGTCGTGTCGCAGGTCACCGCGATCCCGACGACCGACGCCGCTGATCCATCGTGATGGGGACGATTTGAACGTTGACCGCAATGGTCCGTTGGAGCGGTGCGTCGTTTACGCCAGCAGTGAGCTTCCCCACCCCAAAGCCCGAGATCAGGGCCCGATCGACGGAGGGGCCCGCCGGGCCGGTGGGTCCCGTGGCCCCGGTCGGTCCCATGGGTCCGGTCGGGCCCGTGGCGCCCGTCGGCCCGGTTGCGCCCGTCGGTCCCCTCGCGCCAGCCGCCGCCCGTGTCCAAAGTGATGTCAACACGGGCGCATGGCCGGTCTTGGAGTTCTCCTGCTGTCCGCTGCTGCCTGAACCGCGTGTCGGACGTTCGCGCTCCGCGGGATTGCCCGAGTGACAGGGGACGGACTAGACATCGTCTCGGCCCGCCAGGCATTGCGCTCCCGCGCCGCCGCCAGGACCGCCGTGCTCCGGTCGAGGAGGCCGGTCATTCGATGAGCACCTCTCCGGAGATCTCTCGACGGCGCTTCCTCGCCGCGTCGGCCGCGACGCTGACGTCCGCCCTCTTGCCGCACGGGTTGCGGGCGAGCGGCGAAAGTCCGCCGAACGACTGGGCTTCGCACGGCTGTGGTCTCGAGCAGAGGCGACACAATCCCTCGGAGAGGGGCATCACGCCCGAGAGCGTCTCCCGACTGGCGATGCAATGGGAATTCGAAGCCGCATCGGGAATCACCTCGACCCCTGCCGTGGTCGGCGACCGGGTGATCGTGGGATCGTGGGACGGGCGAGCCTACTGCCTCGATCGTCGCTCGGGCCGGCTCCTGTGGAGCTTCGATGCGGGACAGCGCACGTACCCGCCGGATCGACGGCTCGGAATCTTCGCGTCGCCTGCCGTGGAGCGCTCGACGGTATATCTCGCGTCCGACCGGCTGATCGCGCTTTCGCTGGAAACCGGAAGTCTCCTCTGGGAACGAACGATCGGCTCGCCCGAAACCACGCTCGAGTATTTCTGGGCCGCTCCGCTCGTCCACCAGGGACGTCTCTACGCGGGAGTATCCGCGGGAAGCGAAAGCCGGACACGGGGCCAGTTGGTGTGCGTCGATGCCGCGAGCGGCCGACTCCGCTGGAGCTTCGCCACCGTCCCCGAGGAGGTCGCCGGAGGCACGGTGATCGCGCCGCCCTCTCTCGACGTCGCCACGGGTACGCTCTACGCCGCCACGGGGGACCCGTTTCATGCGACCGGGACTTCTCTCGCGCCGCTCGACGGCCGCGATCACAGCTCGAGTCTCGTCGCTCTCGATGCGACGAGCGGGCGTCTCCGCTGGGCCGACCAGGTCCATCCCCACGACGAGCGCAACCTGGACCTCAATTGCCCGCCAATGCTGCTCTCTGTGACGCCGGCGGATCGACGGAGGGACCTCGTGATCGTTGGCGGAAAGGACGGCCTCCGGGCCTGGGACCGCACGAGTCGGCGCAGACTCTGGCGGGTCGAGCTCACTCCCGCCCTGCCTCCGGGCGGGAAGGAGGCCTTGCCCACCACCGGACCGGAGGCGGGCCCCACGGCGGCGGCCGAGGGTCTCGTCTTCTTCGCGTCCAACAATCACGCCGACAAGACGTGCCTCGTCGCCGGAATCGAAGCCGCGACGGGCGAGATCCGCTGGCTGCACTCGCTCCCCGCCTTCCAGTTCGGCCCGCTCTCGGCCGCCGGCGGAGTCGTCTTCATCGGCCTGATCGACGGGAAGCTCAGGGCCTGGCGAGCACGGGATGGGGAGCTCGTGTGGGAGTCGCCTCCCGGTTCGCCGATTGCCGGAGGGCCCGCGATTGCGCGCGGGATGGTCTTCGTGGGAAGCGGGGCCGGAGCGTTTCTGCCGGGGAACCGGCTTCGCGCTTTTGCCTTGCCCGGCTGCTGACTGAAAAGACACGGCGGCGATGAACCAGCCGGCAAGACGATCGCTCGCGGCGGGCCTGCTCGCGCTCGTCCGGCCACCGAACGTCTTCACCGCGGTCGCCGACTCCCTCGCCGGGCTCGTCCTCGCGCGCCGGGCGGGCCCGGTCCTGGGCGATCCGGGGCTCTGGTGCCTCGCGGCCTCGGCCTGTCTCTACCTCGGCGGAATCGCGCTCAACGACTACTTCGATCGTGCAGTGGATGCGGTCGAGCGACCGGAGCGCCCGATCCCCTCGGGGAGCGTTCCGCCGGCGGTCGCCGCGGGGGTCGGAGCGGCCCTTCTGGCCGCGGGCATCGTGCTTGCGGCCCTCGCGGGCGGACCCGCCACCGCGGTCGCGGCCGTTCTCGCGCTCGCGATCCTGCTCTACGACGCGGTCTTGAAAGGAACCGGGGCCGGCTTCCTCAACATGGGCGTCTGCCGCGGCCTCAACTTCTACATGCCCATGTCGCTGGCGATGAAATCCGTTCCGACGTTTTGTCTCTTCGCCCCGGTGCTTCTCACCGCGTACATCTCCGTCCTCACGTACCTCGCGCACCAGGAGGTCGGCGGCAACACGCTCGAGCGTGCACGCCGCGGCGTCACCGCGATGGCCGTCGTCGCGCTGGTCATGGCCGTGGCCATCGCCTCGTGGCCCGCGACGCTGGTCGGATGGGTGTTCCTCGCGGTCCTCGTGGCTCGGGGTGCGGCGCTCTTCGCGCCGCTCTGGACGGAGGCAGGAGGGCCTACCACCGGAGGCGCGATCAGCGGAGGAATTCTGATGATTCCGCTGTTCGACGCGACCTTCGTCGCCGCGGCGGGCGAGGCCTCATGGGCGTTCGCGGTCGCGTCGCTCGCCTTGCCGGCAATGGCGCTCCGGCGCATGTATAGTCCCACCTGACGTGCGTCTCGGCTACAACACCAACGGCTTCACTTCCCACCGCCTGCGCGACGCGCTCGAGGTCATCGCCGGGCTCGGCTTCAAGAGCGTCGCCATCACGCTCGATGCCGGGGCCCTCGATCCGTACGACCGTTCGACAGCCCAGGAGGCGAAGGCGATCGGCGCCTGGCTGCCCGAGCACGACCTCGTGCCCGTGGTCGAGACCGGCGCGCGTTACCTCCTCGATCCCTGGCGCAAGCACTGGCCCACGCTCCTCTCCCCCAGACGCGAAGACCGCGAGCGAAGGATCGATTTTCTGAAGCGCGCAATCGGCATCGCCGCGTTGCTCGGCGCGGAAGTCGTCTCGCTCTGGTCGGGAACGGCGGAGACGGACGAGCCGATGGAGCTGCTGGACGAGCGCCTCGCCGAGGGTCTACGGATTCTCGCGGGCGATGCGGCCGCACACGGCGTCGTCCTGGGCTTCGAGCCCGAGCCCGGCATGTACATCGAGGATCTGGCGGGTTTCCGCCGCATCCGCGACCGGGTCGGAGCGCCGGGCCTCCGTCTCACTCTGGACGTCGGTCACGCGCACATGACCGAGGAGAGCGCTCC contains the following coding sequences:
- a CDS encoding CDP-alcohol phosphatidyltransferase family protein; translated protein: MLTVLNVPNFLTLLRIVAIPCFLILLEDLRYREALAVFVAAGVTDGLDGAIARLTHTKTTLGAFLDPAADKALLVSAFIALGFMHAVPRWLVVIVISRDVLIVLGYFLLFMLTQRTMEVQPSVAGKASTAFQLLSVTLVLLALTRPEMVAPPARRLVFDVTGGLTTLAGLQYMYRGLAWLQRQGEAPRAAAAERPAREEPGRRRA
- a CDS encoding outer membrane lipoprotein-sorting protein: MTPGHMRTCLLTVLLLALAFAGAVRGAETARQILDRRKALDDTTRHWNDRHQKMKLTIVDRRGGERVRELDLFDRREPGDEQKTILFFLAPAEVKGTGFLAFTHKGRPADQWLYLPELQRVRQITARTRNESFVGTDLSYHDLDLIQELTSWTEDDARSSLRGEETVDGTPTYAIELVPRREDIGYRKLVLWLGREDLLPHRLEFYEDGSEPRKRMTQGDVRSIGAIPVAHHIEVATPAAGSHTVIEIADVQFNQKLDPELFSQRYLERGGR
- a CDS encoding sugar phosphate isomerase/epimerase; this encodes MVPPDVRLGYNTNGFTSHRLRDALEVIAGLGFKSVAITLDAGALDPYDRSTAQEAKAIGAWLPEHDLVPVVETGARYLLDPWRKHWPTLLSPRREDRERRIDFLKRAIGIAALLGAEVVSLWSGTAETDEPMELLDERLAEGLRILAGDAAAHGVVLGFEPEPGMYIEDLAGFRRIRDRVGAPGLRLTLDVGHAHMTEESAPDGVRRFAREIVNVHLEGMRRERHEHLLPGEGDLDLAAVVSALRAVDYRGPAILELSRHGHMAVEAARRALEFFRPLGLP
- a CDS encoding thiolase, with amino-acid sequence MPYLPAELPRLPPGRDDLAWWEALRRHELVVQRCAACGAWRHPPAPLCARCHATVCRWERVGGHGRVFSYTWVHHPSHPALAGRVPYNVALVELPEAGGVRLVSNVIEVSPGELHVGLAVEVVFEDLEDVTLPRFRPASPEPLSARRARDSAG
- a CDS encoding 4-hydroxybenzoate polyprenyltransferase, whose protein sequence is MNQPARRSLAAGLLALVRPPNVFTAVADSLAGLVLARRAGPVLGDPGLWCLAASACLYLGGIALNDYFDRAVDAVERPERPIPSGSVPPAVAAGVGAALLAAGIVLAALAGGPATAVAAVLALAILLYDAVLKGTGAGFLNMGVCRGLNFYMPMSLAMKSVPTFCLFAPVLLTAYISVLTYLAHQEVGGNTLERARRGVTAMAVVALVMAVAIASWPATLVGWVFLAVLVARGAALFAPLWTEAGGPTTGGAISGGILMIPLFDATFVAAAGEASWAFAVASLALPAMALRRMYSPT